The Arachis ipaensis cultivar K30076 chromosome B05, Araip1.1, whole genome shotgun sequence nucleotide sequence caattttttttaatataattaaaagacaatcttttattttgtttctgagTTATTCTTCACAACATTCATAGTTAAAAAAGATCTCTCAGTTGTAGTAGTTGAAACATagagaattaataccaaatgaatcaagaagGACGCTCAcacgaagaaaaaaaaattcacttaGCGAAGAGAAATatggtggatactgctgtgtgccagagctagaaccaccgtCAGCCAATGCAGGCCCAGCCGCTACAAGCTCGTCCCCGCTATCTTCCTCAATCGTTTCGGGCTCAACGTCGTCCTCATCAGGATCACCCAATTCTCCGTCTCCGACGCCAACCGGTGGAACGCCGTGTAAAGCGTTTGGCAGAACATCAAAGGATCCTACCTCGTCGCGGACGCCGTCATTCAAATCAACAGCAAATGACGGAGAGGCGACAAGTTGGGCCGCTGGCTcgttttatataaatatattagtaactaattttagtgtacgaataatatatatacattatCGTACTATCGCAAGAGAAGTACAATGAATATATTTACATTCTAAGTATTTTAATCTTAGATATGTATAATATATTTATGGatgaattattaatttaatttgtcGCCAAAACTCAAAGAAgaatattatataaattatttttatgcaTGTCTCTTTTATACAAATTTTTATTgttgatattaaaaataattaataagaagtggaaaaaaaataattttttatatcataaaacaatatatatacatacacacgaaaggaataataaaaaaaaaataatgcataCAAATTAGAAGAACTCAACAACAAATTTCAtttaattaaatgaaatagaataaTACAACTCGATGACAAAATCAAAGTGATACATATATATGACGCGAggatttctattttcatttttgcTTTTCTGCTTATCCTACATATGGCATTATTAGTATatacttatatttatttatttatgccaTATATAATTGCAAATTCACATTCAAGTactcaaaatttatatttaatacgGGGCTATCCCTCATCATCCCGATCCTGAAAGAAATAAGGACTACTGCACCTTCTAACATTGAATGTTGCCGTCGGTTTAGCATTCGAAATCAAAGGAACCCTGAGCCGGCGACACTTAACAAACTGAGGATCGAACCGGCCGCTCTTGAACCTCCCAAACTTAGCCCTTATCGTAACATCCAAATCGACGGCCAAGTCATTGAAAATGCCCACACTCCTCTCCATGTTGTACTCAGCAATTTGCTTTGGCCCGAGTCGAATCGAGCTTTGTCCTTCAAACACGGCTTCTTGAAGGAGGGTCGTGTTCTTGTGGCCTTGATCAAATGGCGCCAAGTTTACGGTAGCAAAATACCTGTCTTTGTACCACGCATATGCGGTGATCCTCCTATAGTACACCACCACGTTGTTGTTAGGGTTTCTTGCTGTGATGTTGACTTTGAATTTGTATTTCAATGTGGTGTTGTTGTTGGTGAGATTGAATTGAGTGAGGGAAGCATTGGTTACTTGGAATTTGACACTTGACGGAGATATGATTATCCAAAATAGGAATATGGATAGAATGAAGCACAGGAATAAGGTGAAAAGTGTGACGAAGATGCAGCAAAAACTGCACCTGAATGATCTCAAACACATGATGATGGTGATTTGTGATAGCTAATAACAATGATTGATAATTAATGATGAAGGTGGTGCAACATTTTAATGGATATATATTTGTAGAGGGTACCTCCTTAGCTTATGATTATATGTGTTTAATATGGTGTGTAATTTCTTGAGATTTTTCTAGGGGATTTCCTTGTAATAATGTTACAAAGCATATAGAAGAAGCGTTGACTTTTGATAACCGAGTAAGGAACTCTTATTTTCAATGGGTTTAATTTGCCCATCAAGAAAGCTCTGCTCAAAGTGGAATAAGAGTATGAATAGTTAGACTTAGTCATAgttaaatatttatataaaattagtataaatagatagaaaaattcTATGATACTGATAGTGTAAATCGTCATGTGATGCTGACTGTAGGTGTCACATAATAAGACTGTAGGTGTCACATAATAAGAATAATACGTGTCTGTAAGATGGTTAGATTGTGATGCTGAAAGTAGGTGTCACACAATGAGAATAACATGTGTATGTACGATGATTGGGTTGAGTATcgtttattcatttgttgtgaTGGAGGATCATGATTCTCGTTTGAGCTTAGTGtgatatttgtttttttttttgttttttgggtCATTACATTACTCACACACCCATATTTTGAGATTTTCTTAAACCTCATCCCAGTATCAGTATCAGCTATCAGTATCAGCTGAGGTTTGAATTTGGTGTAGTTTGATTAAGAGGTAATATGATTGCCACTTGGTGTCCATATTTGTTTAAGGAATTGTGTGTAATGAAAAAGAATTGGACTCCAGAAAAAGTATGGTTGTTGGGTCTTTTTTTTCTGGTAGAGATGGACTAAATTGTGTTAAGATAATGATAATTGGGTCTCGTTGAAAGCTAGAGTAATATCAAAGTACATTGTGCCAAAAATATGCCAAGAAAAAAAATGAtcattttaaacaaaaaataaaagaaaaagaaatgaccatttaaaaaaaaagaaaagaagaggaaactCATTTTCAATCGTTGGTATAAGGTCGTCGTCACTGAGAAGTAGTGCGTGCAGTATCGTCGGTgtgaacactacaagaaaaacggcCTATCGGCACACTcatggccaaaagtggtcaatggccacactTTTATGAGGGTGCCAGCTAATTTGTGATTTGACCATATTTTTTtgtcacgcttaaaaagcgtggccatagagagaaaccgGCACACTTTTACGAGGGTGACGATTAATTTGTGctttggccacgctttaaaagtgtagcCATAGAGAGAAACCGGCACGCTTTAAAGCCGTGACTAATTTGTCTTCTAACGGTGacatttttaaagcgtgccaatatgATGTGTTTAATTAGGCACCTGCAAAAAAGTGTATCGATAGAATTCAcctcaaaatttgattttccaccttttttttccacacttaaacttttttcaaacttttttctAAGTTAACTTTTAACCTAGCTGGAAGTGATAACAGCTCATACACTTCACTGTTATTCCCAAATTCACTTTTAACCTAGAAGCAAGCTGTCGTCGCACCCAGCAAGCCGTCGCACCACCCTTCATCTAACCCTCACACCCAGCCCTTCATCTAACCCTCACACCCAACCCTCTCTCTGTCGCACCCAAACCCTAAATCACTTTCTCATTCACCACTCTCATCACTCTTCACTTTTGTATTCTCCTTCTGCCGTCCGCAATTGACTGCGTCTGGAGCTCTACCGTCTTCATTTCATTGCCTCAAGCCACGCTTAAAAAGTGTGGCCATATCTTcatctatcggcacgctttaaaagcataacCAAAATAAATATTCTGggcacgcttcaaaagcatggcaaaaaagaaagcgtgccgatagatccacaaaagcgtggcgatagaacAACCGGCACGCTTgcggatgtgaccctttcaaaagcgtgccagtAGCTCAAAAAGTGTGGCAAAAAGCTGTCGGCACCCTTTTTAGCACTTTTcagcatgctttaaaagcgtggcagaaagcttattttcttgtagtggaagCATCTTCAACAGTTCGATTCCAACAGATGAGCGTCGAGAAGCAATCAAACACAACATCGGGAAGCATGCCAACATGACTTTGAGGCTGGTGACGGTCATCTTCGGTGAGAGATAGAGAGAGGGTTAGGACTGAGAGGATCCTCCGTAACCTAATTAAAAGGGAAGATGGTGTAGTTTTTATTTTGTACGTGCTAGCAACACTATGTTTTTCTCCACTTGTATCTCACAAAGGCTTAGGGTTCCACGTTCCTGCTGTTCCGCCTCCCTCCAAGAACAAAACACCCAATACTCCACCTTAAAGCCAGGAACCTATCTCCATTTTTTGGTAGTGCAGAGTTGTCTATCTTAATTAGTACTATACCAAAAAAAACAAAAGTATTATGACCCAAAATCCTTAGTCCATCCTATTTCTTAATCTAAATACTTCATTATCACTAATTAGTAATTAAATATATGAAACAATAAACAGAAAAATGAAATAAACCCAACACTCTATCACACTGACTATATTCACGGAGCTCTATTCCGCATTATACACTACCACGCGTCAGACTCCACTTGCGACACCTATGATCTGCATCACATGATGATCACCACCCCCAACACTTTAGAATGTCCCAAATAGATATTGATATAGCAATATgtctattaatttatttttaatgaattaaatatgtataattattattaattaatatgataagtattttatttaaaagagtaTTGGATTATTCCCTAGCCTATGCCACTATCATCCCATGAATCTGATGAACAAATTCAGAAACATAACATTGAATTTGTGAGGGAATGTACTATATATATGGGAGTTGGTTGTAGTTaatattttggtattttgtaTTATTTGATAGTACTCAACGAATTCATTCTTTTTCCACCATAAGGACATTGAGATTTTATACTATCTTAATTACCTTTCTAAGTTTAAATTCTGAGTTTTCAGCAGTTTCTGAAATCAAATAAATATACACTACAAAAAATTATCGAAATagtgattgatttttttttttgaaaatcggtcgctaattttAGTGACCGATTTAGGTGGTCGTTAAAACCATGGTCGCTAATCAGAAAATAGCGACCAACTTTGATCACTAAACTTTAACGACCAATTTTAGCAACCGGCTTTTTAACAAGGCTATCAAATCCTCACCAAAGAGtattggtcgctaaatcggttgctaaCAAAATCGGTCGTTAAATTGTGACCAAATTTTTCGTCGCTAAATCAGTCTCTGAGTAAATCGATCGCTAAATGGTGACCAACTTTTAGGTCGCTAATTTACGACTAGTTTTTCAGTCGCTAAGTGTGGACCAGTATTTTGGCAACAAACATTtcagtcgctaaatcggtcgctaattaACAACCAAGCATTTTTGTGATCAAATTTCCATTGCTGatcctaattttttaattatcaattttttactaaatttttacatCTAAGCCATCAAATATTAAAAAACCATCAACATAAAACCTACCCCTTAAtgcataaaagtaaacaacactTAAACAATAACTAAAATAATCATCAATTCAATATCATAGACAACAACACTCTCAAATTACTAATTACATCATTTAAAGTCTATTAACTAAGCAGCATCACAACTACAATAAAATAATCACTCTTCACACGTACGTTCACCATTTTCATCCTCTCCTATATTTGTTTTTCCACCAAAATTATACGTCTATGGGAAAATGTTGAACTGCATTAAGGCTAAGGGATGAAGACCCAAGTGTAATAAAGCTTAAAACAAATGTTCCTGAAAGAAACAAGAGTGGATAAACAACCTTCTTTGTTTCATTTCCTAGCCAATAATGTATGTCGTACTGAGGAGTGCCAAATTTCGGAAAAACTGGACTTTTTCCATAAACACAAAAAAAGGTATTAATTTTACATACAAAAAAgagaaaactactaaaaataacaTTATGGTGAAGCTGAAATCCAAAAGCAGCAGGGTAAAGTAAAAAATATAGTGAAACAGTGAAAAGATCTTACATTCAGAACTATGTATGTACTTTCAGTATAGAATCTTCCATGGCTTGATTTTGACACTGGAACCAACCGCTGGTTCTCAatataccaaatttctaagcctctaaaattgaaaattaagTGAAAAACAGAAAAGCcggtaaaaaagaaaaagaagtccattttataacaaaatttcttCTTTTATGTGAAACACAAATTTGGAAGAATTAGGAGACAAAGATTAAACTAAAAAGTTAAGTCTCCCGGTTACCACTTCAATGTGCCCACCAACTACTTTTTAAAACAGGCCACTATTAAAATGCAAAAACCAATTTTCAACTTCCTTTCTTGGCATCACCTCAATAACAAAGaagaaatttattaaaaatttttgaaagaatttatttcttTTATGGTCCTAATAATGTCTAACTAATGAAAGTATAATTACATATATGTTACCATCGCAAATATAGTACAATGAATATATTTACATTCTTAGATActtc carries:
- the LOC107641110 gene encoding NDR1/HIN1-like protein 10, which translates into the protein MCLRSFRCSFCCIFVTLFTLFLCFILSIFLFWIIISPSSVKFQVTNASLTQFNLTNNNTTLKYKFKVNITARNPNNNVVVYYRRITAYAWYKDRYFATVNLAPFDQGHKNTTLLQEAVFEGQSSIRLGPKQIAEYNMERSVGIFNDLAVDLDVTIRAKFGRFKSGRFDPQFVKCRRLRVPLISNAKPTATFNVRRCSSPYFFQDRDDEG